One Photobacterium sp. TY1-4 genomic window carries:
- a CDS encoding EamA family transporter yields MTRRDLGWISLVMMIWGFNFSMIKMGVTDVDPLLMVAARFGLAVFPIIFFIPKPDVPWKYLVGYGLAFGVGVWGMASWSISAGVSSGMASVLLQSKVLLSIVIGVLVYRETVGRAKAFGSMLALAGLVVAVTGTEGNVTLSGLVLILIATCSWLAANMIVKQAKVTRVFAFNVWGMLFAPLPLVGLSIGLNGTEVLSQAYQAWDMKTSVAVLFQAYPTTLFGYWLWNRMMLKYPMSTVAPLSLLVPVFGLLSGWLIYDEALSGIQIAASAIFLAGTLLITAPAGWTVRIRKVRPCEGDAVTSG; encoded by the coding sequence ATGACTCGGCGAGATTTGGGATGGATTTCACTGGTGATGATGATCTGGGGGTTTAACTTCTCGATGATCAAAATGGGTGTGACTGACGTCGATCCCTTGCTGATGGTCGCGGCACGGTTTGGGCTGGCGGTGTTCCCGATCATTTTCTTTATCCCGAAGCCGGACGTGCCTTGGAAGTATCTGGTGGGTTACGGGCTGGCGTTCGGGGTCGGGGTGTGGGGGATGGCTTCGTGGTCAATTAGCGCCGGGGTGTCATCGGGCATGGCGTCGGTGTTGTTGCAGTCGAAGGTGCTGCTCAGCATTGTCATCGGGGTGTTGGTTTACCGCGAAACCGTCGGCAGGGCTAAGGCGTTCGGCAGCATGCTGGCGCTGGCCGGGCTGGTGGTGGCTGTGACCGGCACCGAGGGGAATGTGACCCTGTCAGGCCTGGTGCTGATCCTGATTGCCACTTGCTCCTGGCTGGCCGCGAACATGATTGTAAAACAAGCCAAGGTGACGCGGGTGTTTGCTTTTAATGTTTGGGGCATGCTGTTTGCGCCGTTGCCGCTGGTAGGGCTGAGCATCGGGCTGAATGGCACCGAGGTGCTGTCTCAGGCATATCAGGCGTGGGATATGAAAACGTCTGTTGCCGTGTTGTTTCAGGCGTACCCGACCACTTTGTTCGGGTACTGGCTGTGGAACCGGATGATGCTCAAGTACCCGATGAGCACGGTCGCGCCGCTCAGTTTGCTGGTGCCGGTGTTTGGCCTGCTCAGCGGATGGCTGATTTATGACGAGGCGCTGTCGGGGATCCAGATTGCGGCTTCCGCCATCTTCCTGGCCGGCACCCTGTTGATCACGGCCCCGGCAGGATGGACGGTTCGGATCCGCAAAGTGCGTCCGTGTGAAGGCGACGCGGTGACTTCCGGCTGA
- a CDS encoding DMT family transporter, whose product MKIYGGLLAVLAALFNGTVGLFSVNLFQLGLSSEAVAFYKCLIALMTLGVWAVMTGQLGVLGRYLRQFWPRIAVCAFFGFFVLYYFETAAYQHINVAVVVFCLFGASTIATFLLNAALARRWINKHELVAMLLSLGGLYLVFVETQQLSGQESTGLLLAVVAGLGYACFLVLTKKLGLGGGLIPVAALLLFGVIYLSIPLALSGWSVPSSDSLFALLMLAILPTIGGFWCTTKSLTLIESQSVQLIELTEPIFALIIGFVFLGQLVTGPQMLGGGLIMAAIVIHEFAVLDRLVLFRSSVGGKRFRWKWHEHQ is encoded by the coding sequence ATGAAAATTTACGGTGGATTACTGGCAGTGCTGGCTGCCTTGTTTAACGGCACGGTGGGGCTATTTAGTGTGAATTTGTTTCAACTGGGACTCTCCTCCGAAGCGGTGGCATTTTACAAATGCCTCATTGCGTTAATGACGCTGGGCGTTTGGGCGGTGATGACCGGGCAACTGGGCGTGCTGGGTCGTTATCTTCGGCAGTTCTGGCCACGTATCGCAGTCTGTGCATTCTTTGGTTTTTTCGTGCTCTATTATTTCGAAACGGCAGCTTACCAGCACATCAATGTGGCGGTGGTGGTGTTTTGCCTGTTTGGCGCCTCGACCATTGCTACTTTCCTGTTGAATGCAGCGCTTGCCCGTCGTTGGATCAACAAGCATGAGCTGGTGGCGATGCTGCTTTCGCTGGGCGGTTTGTATCTGGTCTTCGTCGAAACCCAGCAGCTCTCTGGACAGGAAAGCACGGGATTGCTGCTGGCGGTGGTGGCCGGGCTGGGTTATGCCTGTTTCCTGGTGCTGACCAAGAAACTTGGTCTGGGGGGCGGGCTGATCCCGGTGGCAGCACTGTTGCTGTTCGGGGTGATTTATCTGTCGATCCCGCTGGCACTGTCCGGCTGGTCGGTGCCGTCAAGCGATAGCTTGTTTGCTTTATTGATGCTGGCGATCTTACCCACCATTGGCGGGTTCTGGTGTACCACTAAGTCTTTGACGCTGATCGAAAGCCAGTCGGTGCAGTTGATTGAACTGACCGAACCCATCTTCGCCCTGATCATCGGCTTTGTCTTTTTGGGACAACTGGTGACCGGTCCCCAGATGCTGGGCGGCGGGCTGATTATGGCGGCTATCGTGATCCATGAGTTTGCTGTATTAGATCGGTTGGTGCTGTTCCGCTCAAGTGTCGGCGGGAAACGGTTTCGTTGGAAATGGCACGAACACCAGTAG
- a CDS encoding ATP-binding cassette domain-containing protein, with protein MLLSKDMSRTGAFRTMLQSERRQVALSLGCAVACSLVEVVPWLCLFFSLETVASGESPIPYLIVFVVALLGRYGLYAFAVWLAHLAAYQIIQKTRQHIVRALASMKIEQLRSMKRGDIEKRLSDDCQSLEPLIAHHGTDVINGLMMPVLLTILMGYIDWRLALIALLPLPVALIVQIMLMSGFRHRQEKYMQIVADMHQAQMEFLRSIGAMKLFSVDADSYLALSRTIRSHNKIVTGYTRIMVGAWVTFVTLAQASLMLVVPAAIALVQMGQLSHAELVMVVCISAGILKPWLDLTQVFSQIQQSFVAVDRLIPFFHSSLPVASNYGKPLVSLSCNQLSLSRAGNQLLSNVNTEFHPGERITIEGESGAGKSSWLMTLSGSLTADSGDWHINGVPIKDWDDESRSHYIASVDQQTVFFSGSLRDNLSLVNRALKDEELWSLLSLMGLKSLVMDLPYGLDSSIGEAQRLFSGGEMQRLAIVRAALAKTPVLILDEATAHLDQISEKNVLEGLRDYYPEQIQLIISHRATRVQQVDRRLCVKAGQVQEYSHD; from the coding sequence ATGTTACTTTCAAAGGATATGAGCCGTACGGGCGCGTTTAGAACCATGTTGCAAAGCGAACGTCGTCAAGTCGCCCTCTCTTTGGGCTGCGCAGTCGCGTGTAGTCTGGTAGAAGTCGTGCCTTGGCTATGTCTGTTTTTCTCTCTCGAAACCGTGGCTTCTGGAGAATCTCCAATTCCTTATCTGATTGTTTTCGTTGTTGCGTTGTTGGGGCGCTACGGGCTGTACGCCTTTGCGGTTTGGCTGGCGCATTTAGCGGCGTATCAGATTATCCAGAAGACACGTCAACACATTGTTCGTGCTTTGGCATCCATGAAGATCGAACAGCTCCGAAGCATGAAACGAGGTGATATAGAAAAACGACTCTCCGATGACTGTCAGAGTCTTGAACCGCTCATTGCCCATCATGGTACGGATGTGATTAACGGTCTTATGATGCCAGTGCTGCTCACCATACTGATGGGTTACATAGACTGGCGTCTAGCGCTGATCGCACTGCTGCCTTTGCCTGTTGCACTGATTGTTCAGATTATGTTGATGAGTGGCTTCCGTCATCGGCAAGAAAAGTACATGCAGATCGTTGCCGATATGCACCAAGCGCAGATGGAGTTTTTGCGTAGCATTGGTGCCATGAAATTGTTCTCAGTCGATGCAGATTCCTATTTGGCGCTTAGCCGCACGATTCGTTCCCACAATAAAATCGTAACTGGCTACACCCGCATCATGGTTGGGGCTTGGGTGACTTTTGTCACACTGGCTCAGGCGTCACTCATGTTGGTTGTGCCTGCTGCCATCGCATTGGTTCAAATGGGACAGTTGTCGCATGCTGAGCTGGTTATGGTGGTTTGTATCAGTGCGGGTATTTTAAAACCTTGGCTCGATCTGACTCAGGTCTTTTCTCAGATTCAGCAATCTTTCGTCGCAGTTGACCGCCTCATACCCTTCTTCCATTCATCCCTACCAGTAGCATCAAATTATGGTAAGCCTTTAGTTAGCTTATCTTGCAACCAGTTGAGCCTTTCTCGCGCCGGAAACCAGTTGCTAAGCAATGTAAATACTGAGTTTCACCCCGGTGAGCGCATCACTATCGAGGGGGAATCTGGGGCAGGCAAGAGTTCCTGGTTGATGACATTGAGTGGGTCTCTGACAGCGGACAGCGGTGATTGGCATATCAATGGTGTACCAATTAAGGATTGGGATGACGAATCACGCAGTCACTACATTGCATCTGTTGATCAACAAACAGTGTTCTTCTCTGGTTCATTGCGTGACAATCTTTCGTTGGTTAATAGGGCGTTAAAAGATGAAGAGCTGTGGTCATTGCTATCGCTGATGGGACTGAAAAGCTTAGTCATGGATTTGCCTTACGGCTTAGATTCGTCTATCGGAGAAGCTCAGCGTTTATTCAGTGGTGGAGAGATGCAGCGATTAGCGATCGTTAGGGCCGCATTAGCTAAAACGCCGGTTCTTATCTTGGATGAAGCAACCGCTCATCTTGATCAAATCTCTGAAAAAAACGTGTTGG